The following coding sequences are from one Lolium rigidum isolate FL_2022 chromosome 6, APGP_CSIRO_Lrig_0.1, whole genome shotgun sequence window:
- the LOC124663188 gene encoding uncharacterized protein LOC124663188 — translation MASSAEPPPKKRKLVEAQTPSPSCPPRPPLPLSPGPPPTPPPPQTLAAAAPSSPPPPPRPPTPAPEEVQRKRRNREELRKLFECYRRIRLCVERKDARLMPELEQVYLALITAYRGCTSVQRILAKLIPQYASYCPTALEAAAKVSIKMYKGNLAIVTRGEDADGVAYRTARACIAGLVDICSTASFEAPKSSVITGICSAVYMTVLTFFISTFDGKDIHHIGSRRLSKLQDPAELLNIVKQESGDDNQLSHDYLFELRALSLLCIFLLSPENLLEACFVLIASAETDHVREGLYCLNQLTCNLNHGVSVNALDNKADIASQHTGMDIDLSGTKEIVDSTASDTSGDSGSSVVGSNECYMTMAISRHPSVRGWILRRYKKLCDSCRSTVLSEVSSCLKVLGSLSELDEDKSHMDCEPSVLEKLDNCAREKIVNMDSYGGKSVQMEQTDDVRTEKLADAKTGGCEGESVVQGTRPDLYVASVCSDVISVSKELWVGSLGNGAAEPLVRSKFEEFGPLTNFLFYPSKDFALVEYGNIVHAVQACAYMRGSSLWGGGLQIRYLDRLIGSRGFIGGIAVGESCHIYVAKVKNQKEKDEVLDDLNSAGLKRPCGIIDISSENVLLLQFETAVDAAVAKAHIRRQAQSDVCSQVKSTSAHQLLVQNMDKSVPDTEFINAFSRFGEVGRWQFNRLDGNCLIDYKSHNAAACAKSQMHGARFGLKSISVESRTCSAGPIHDKTSSPVLRMPGQNVSDSSSHQEIRNPRVSGYHAGYTVQGDRPIYGPSPPNTQQLWHYKELESSRAPQGIPPCPPVSAHRASVIPLPPPPIQTNFLRPVYPGPASPWENTTPNPPFSRVSPRMMSGSNFRINPPAPLPFMPSSVTPLTHLPVPGSSAQQSEKMPPPTPNIAPSTFTPPPPLPVSQPPSVPPPPDSPPVQPSTNPSNSQKPSSHPQWQGSLTKSGIHYCTIYASRVESDACRYENAVSEPAEWPSRLDVTKRTAFQHVKTIFANTPPNKKEICRLLPCSNGDQKGFRDFISYLKQKEYAGVIKIPAVKPMWTRLLFILPHT, via the exons ATGGCGTCGTCGGCGGAGCCGCCGCCGAAGAAGCGGAAGCTCGTCGAGGCCCAGACCCCGAGCCCCTCCTGCCCTCCGCGGCCGCCCCTGCCCCTGTCCCCAGGTCCACCTCCTACCCCGCcgcctccccaaaccctagccgcagcCGCGCCCTCTTCCCCGCCACCTCCCCCACGGCCGCCCacgccggcgccggaggaggtccaaCGCAAGCGCCGCAACCGGGAGGAGCTGCGCAAACTCTTCGAATGCTACCGTCGCATCCGCCTCTGCGTGGAGCGGAAGGACGCGCGCCTCATGCCCGAGCTTGAGCAGGTCTACCTCGCTCTCATCACCGCATACCGAG GTTGCACAAGTGTACAACGTATCTTAGCTAAGTTGATTCCCCAATATGCCTCATACTGTCCTACTGCACTTGAGGCAGCTGCTAAAGTCTCCATCAAGATGTACAAAGGGAACTTGGCCATTGTAACAAGAGGGGAGGATGCAGATGGTGTGGCATATCGGACTGCTAGGGCCTGTATTGCTGGCTTAGTTGACATATGCTCCACAGCATCTTTTGAAGCTCCCAAGTCATCTGTTATCACAGGAATCTGCTCTGCAGTCTATATGACTGTCCTTACCTTCTTCATTTCAACATTTGATGGGAAGGATATCCATCACATAGGCTCCAGAAGACTTTCAAAGCTTCAGGACCCTGCGGAGTTACTAAATATTGTAAAGCAGGAGTCAGGGGATGATAACCAACTGTCACATGATTATTTATTTGAACTGAGGGCACTTTCCTTGCTATGCATATTTCTACTATCCCCAGAGAACCTATTAGAGGCGTGTTTTGTGCTGATTGCTTCTGCAGAAACTGACCATGTGAGAGAAGGACTGTACTGTTTAAACCAGCTGACCTGCAATCTGAACCATGGTGTCTCAGTTAATGCTTTGGACAATAAGGCTGATATAGCCTCACAACATACTGGGATGGATATAGATCTGTCTGGCACAAAAGAGATTGTTGATTCAACGGCTTCTGATACTTCTGGTGATTCAGGAAGTTCTGTGGTAGGATCAAATGAGTGCTACATGACAATG GCAATATCTAGGCATCCATCTGTGAGAGGTTGGATATTACGAAGATACAAAAAATTATGTGACTCCTGTAGATCTACTGTGCTTTCAGAGGTGTCATCTTGTTTAAAAGTTTTGGGCTCTTTATCAGAACTTGACGAGGATAAAAGTCACATGGACTGTGAACCATCAGTACTGGAGAAGCTCGACAATTGTGCACGTGAAAAGATTGTCAATATGGATAGCTATGGAGGAAAGTCTGTGCAAATGGAACAGACTGATGATGTGAGAACTGAGAAGCTGGCCGATGCGAAAACCGGTGGGTGTGAGGGTGAATCTGTAGTTCAAGGCACAAGACCTGATCTTTATGTTGCTTCTGTCTGTAGCGATGTAATTTCAGTCTCAAAGGAACTTTGGGTTGGTTCACTGGGAAATGGTGCCGCAGAGCCACTAGTTCGATCTAAATTTGAGGAGTTTGGCCCATTAACAAATTTTTTATTTTATCCATCCAAAGATTTTGCCTTAGTTGAATATGGAAACATTGTGCATGCTGTTCAGGCATGTGCATATATGCGTGGTTCCTCTCTTTGGGGCGGTGGTCTTCAGATAAGGTATTTAGATAGACTTATCGGCAGTAGGGGATTTATTGGTGGTATAGCTGTTGGTGAAAGCTGCCATATTTATGTTGCTAAGGTCAAAAATCAGAAAGAGAAAGACGAGGTGCTCGATGATCTGAACTCAGCAGGGCTGAAGAGGCCGTGTGGCATTATCGATATCTCCAGTGAAAATGTTTTACTTCTTCAATTTGAGACAGCAGTCGATGCAGCTGTTGCAAAAGCTCACATTAGGCGCCAAGCTCAATCAGATGTTTGTTCCCAGGTTAAGAGTACATCTGCACATCAGCTTTTGGTACAAAACATGGACAAGTCAGTGCCTGACACTGAGTTTATTAATGCTTTCTCACGATTTGGTGAGGTCGGTAGGTGGCAATTTAATAGGCTTGATGGGAACTGTTTGATTGATTATAAATCACACAATGCTGCCGCCTGTGCAAAGTCACAGATGCATGGTGCAAGGTTTGGGCTGAAGTCGATTAGTGTTGAATCTAGGACATGCAGTGCAGGACCTATTCATGATAAAACATCATCACCTGTTCTTCGAATGCCAGGCCAGAACGTTTCGGACAGCAGCAGTCACCAGGAGATCAG GAATCCAAGGGTTTCAGGGTATCATGCAGGCTACACAGTACAGGGGGATCGACCAATTTATG GTCCATCACCTCCCAATACCCAGCAATTATGGCACTACAAAGAGTTAGAGTCAAGCAGAGCTCCACAAGGAATTCCTCCCTGCCCACCTGTTTCTGCACACCGTGCTTCTGTAATACCACTGCCACCACCACCTATCCAAACTAATTTTCTTCGTCCTGTATATCCTGGTCCAGCCAGTCCGTGGGAAAACACTACACCAAATCCACCCTTCAGCCGTGTTTCTCCTCGCATGATGTCCGGAAGTAACTTCCGTATCAATCCGCCTGCTCCTCTCCCTTTCATGCCATCTTCTGTTACCCCTCTTACACATCTACCAGTACCAGGAAGTTCAGCACAGCAGTCAGAGAAAATGCCGCCACCTACACCAAATATAGCCCCCTCAACATTTACACCTCCACCACCGTTACCTGTTTCCCAGCCACCCTCTGTTCCACCGCCCCCAGATTCTCCTCCGGTGCAACCTTCTACTAATCCTTCTAACTCACAGAAGCCATCCTCTCATCCTCAATGGCAGGGTTCCCTTACAAAAAGCGGCATACACTACTGCACAATCTATGCAAGTAGAGTAGAGTCAGATGCATGTAGATACGAAAATGCCGTTTCTGAACCAGCAGA ATGGCCTTCAAGATTAGATGTGACAAAGCGCACAGCTTTCCAGCATGTGAAGACAATTTTCGCCAATACTCCACCTAATAAA AAAGAAATCTGTCGGTTGTTGCCCTGTTCAAATGGTGATCAGAAAGGG